Part of the Lentisphaera araneosa HTCC2155 genome, GACCTAATGTCTAGCGTTTATTGATAATGAGTATCCACCATGTGATATGTAAGAGAAATAAAAAAAGGCCCCCGTTCGACTCGTCACCACAAAGAGAAGAAAGGGAGCCCAAGGAGAGCTTTTAGAAAGCCTCGGCTCCTCTTAAGAAAGAGCCGAGGTAGATAATTTAGTCGTTCATGAGATCCAAGTCGAGGAGGCCAAGGGCTTTGCCGGCTTGAGCTTTGATCTTGAGTTTGATGCCTTCGCAATGAAGGGCAGCAGCAGGGTGCACCACCACATACATATTGAGATCCGTGCCGAAGAAATCGGTAACGTAGCGCTCGAAAGGCAACCACTGACCCTCTTTTTTGTATTCCATTGTCCAAGATTCTGGAGCGGCAATCGAATCCATTTCCGCCCAGTAGACGCCGACGGACTCAATTTTTTGTGTTCCAGAGAAGTTGAACTCAATTTCTTGATCTTGTCCTTCTTGTCCCATGGAAGACCATTTTGGTAGGCTGCGATCACTTGCCGATTGCGGACGGCGACCATCACGGAGTGCTTCGATTGTATCACAATTAGCGGTATGAGTCGCGGTGATTTCACCGTAGTGCTCACTGCTAAACTGCATGGAATCGAGAGATTTTTGTGCGAGCGATTCAATATTTGGGAACCAAACATTCATCGAGCAGTTGCCACGGTTATTCCAAGCAAAATAGGGGATGAGCTTCATAGAACTTTCGCCCTTGCCAATTTCTTTACAGGGAACGGTGAGAATGGGCATGCCTGCGAGGTTACCCTCTTGGATAGTTTCTTGCTCAAAGTTACCGACTTCTTTTTCGAGGAAGAAGCGCTGGACAGCACCCTCATTATCGACTTCTTCAGCAGCGAGGACGAGTGGGCCACGTGTGAGGGCAATTCTTCCCACATTTGCATCGACGCGAGTATCGCAAACCGAGCTCATGATAGGCATTGGCAAATCGAGTTCAACGACATCGCCTTTTGACCAAGTGCGTCGAATAGAAGCAAAACCACGATCGAGTGTGCACTGAACGGCAGCACCATTGATTTTTACGGTCCAGTTCTCGTTAGGTTTCGAAATATATTTGTAGAGTGCGCCTGGAAGGAAGTTGTCGCGAGCCCAAGAAGGGATACGCAATTTAAAAGTGAATTCTGAATCTTCGTCCATGTCGAGGTCAAATTTAACTTTACCTTCGAAGGGGTACTCAGTTTCTTGTTTGAGGCTCACTTTACCGTTGGCTAAATCAAGGCTCACATCTGATCCCGCATAGAGGAGTGAGAAAATTTCATCTTCACTCGTTGCGTACATGTAGCCACTAACCTGCGGCATGAGACGGGCAATATTTGAAGGGCAGCAAGCGCAGTCAAACCAGTGTGAACGACCGGCGTTACCATGGTTAAAAAGGCGTTGGCCATCAGCTTCCAGCGGATTCACGTAGAAGAATTTGTCGCCTTCCATATTTACGCCTGCAAGGGAGTTATTGAGGAGAGAGACTTCGGCAACGTCGAAGTAAGAAGCATCTCTATGAAGCAAGAACATGCGGTAGTTGAAAAAGACATTTGCGATTGCCGCACAAGTTTCGTTATAAGCTTCTTTGTTCGGCAAATCAAAATCATCGCCAAAACCTTCGATCCCGTGAATAGCACCGAGTCCACCCGTGATATGCATTTTCATATCTACGAGGTTGTGCCAGATCTTGTTGAGAGCATTGGTGTAATCGTGGCGATCCTGCAACATGTCAACTTCGGCCATAGAAGCATACATATAGGCGGCACGAACGGCGTGACCTACGGCGCTATCTTGATCCGTGAGGGCGACGTGCTGCTGAGCGTAGTCAGGAGCATTAACGCCATCGCCATCGGGAATAAAAGTGACGCCGCGAATTTCGAGGAAATGTTTAGCGAGTTCGAGATAGACTTTGTTACCAGTAACCATATAGAGTTTACAGAGGCCGAGTTCGATTTCCTGATGACCAGGAGCCTGATTGACCGGCTTACCATCGTTATAGTTGGGATCGCCTTCCACAAAAACTTTGTAGACGTGTTGAGCTGATTTTTCAGCAACTTTAAGCCAAGCATTTTTACCAGTTGCTTGGTAGTATGCGACGGCACCTTCGTAGAGGTGGCCCACATTGTAGAGTTCGTGGGAGTGAATCACAAAGCTGTAGGGCTTAGTACCCATTTCATCCACATTAAATGTATCGGTAATGTGATTGACGTAGAGGTAGCCATCGTCCTGCTGAGCACCGGCAATGATGTCGATAATTTCATCGATTTGAGCTTCGAGTTCGGCATCGCGATTGAGCATGAGTAGGAAAGCAGCGCCTTCCATAACCTTGTAGAGGTCAGAAGAAACGAAGCGGTGAGTGAAAGGCTTTTCGTCGGGAATGCCCTTGAGGAAGTTAGCGCAACGCTTGAGGTTAGCGACGGCGTGTTCAGTTTTGTGGAGGGCAAAGGGAAGAGTCGTTTTTTTCTGAGTCTCTAATCTAGGCAACCAAAAGCTATCATTGAGTTTTACTTGGTTAAAAGTAATCGGGTTAATTTCTTTATGTTTTACTATAGGCATATTATTTCTCCGTTGGAACGACAATTCCTTTTATAATTAAATTCTGACAAAAAATGAAAATGAGTAGGGTGGGGACCGCAGCGACTAAGAGTGAGGCAAAAACCACTCCTTGCGATGAAAATTGTTGGAGTTGGTAGAGCCAGACCATGAGGGTCCACATTTCGCGGTCTTGGCAAAGAATGAAGGCAAACATGAAGTTCGAATAAGCGCCGTTGAAGGCTCCGAGTGCGATTACCGCAAGAATCGGTTTCGAGAGGTTCATGGTAATCATCCAAAATTTATTCCACTCACTCGCCCCATCGATATCGGCGGCTTCATAGAGTTCCCGAGGCAAGGAATCAAAGAAGCCCTTGAGCAGGAAGATCGAATAACCATTCGCCATGGAAGGTAATAAGAGGGCGGCAAAAGTATTGAGAAGCCCAAGATCACGTAGGAGCAGGAAGTTGGGGATCATGGTGACCACTGCCGGGAAAGCCATGGTGGCAATGAGGAAGAGCAAGATTTTGAACTGACTCTGAAGCTTGTAGCGCGAGAGTGCGTAAGCTGCAATTGGATTCACCAAGAGTGAAAGCACGATCGAGAGCAGACAATAAACCACCGTGTTAGAAAGGCCTTTACCATAG contains:
- a CDS encoding glycoside hydrolase family 127 protein; the encoded protein is MPIVKHKEINPITFNQVKLNDSFWLPRLETQKKTTLPFALHKTEHAVANLKRCANFLKGIPDEKPFTHRFVSSDLYKVMEGAAFLLMLNRDAELEAQIDEIIDIIAGAQQDDGYLYVNHITDTFNVDEMGTKPYSFVIHSHELYNVGHLYEGAVAYYQATGKNAWLKVAEKSAQHVYKVFVEGDPNYNDGKPVNQAPGHQEIELGLCKLYMVTGNKVYLELAKHFLEIRGVTFIPDGDGVNAPDYAQQHVALTDQDSAVGHAVRAAYMYASMAEVDMLQDRHDYTNALNKIWHNLVDMKMHITGGLGAIHGIEGFGDDFDLPNKEAYNETCAAIANVFFNYRMFLLHRDASYFDVAEVSLLNNSLAGVNMEGDKFFYVNPLEADGQRLFNHGNAGRSHWFDCACCPSNIARLMPQVSGYMYATSEDEIFSLLYAGSDVSLDLANGKVSLKQETEYPFEGKVKFDLDMDEDSEFTFKLRIPSWARDNFLPGALYKYISKPNENWTVKINGAAVQCTLDRGFASIRRTWSKGDVVELDLPMPIMSSVCDTRVDANVGRIALTRGPLVLAAEEVDNEGAVQRFFLEKEVGNFEQETIQEGNLAGMPILTVPCKEIGKGESSMKLIPYFAWNNRGNCSMNVWFPNIESLAQKSLDSMQFSSEHYGEITATHTANCDTIEALRDGRRPQSASDRSLPKWSSMGQEGQDQEIEFNFSGTQKIESVGVYWAEMDSIAAPESWTMEYKKEGQWLPFERYVTDFFGTDLNMYVVVHPAAALHCEGIKLKIKAQAGKALGLLDLDLMND